TGGCCTTCGAAAGGAATGGTGTCGCCGGAATGGAACAGGCGCAGCCCGTCCCAGTCCAGGCCGTAGCCGAGGAACCGGTGGCGGCCGAGGGCATCGGTCTCCAGCGTCTCGTGCGCCCCCCGCACCGCATGGACGCGCAGGCCCGGCAGCGGCTCGACGGCCATGCCGGCGTCGAGCGGGATCAGCCGGTCCTCGCCGACGCCGATGCGTGTCGTCGCGAGCTCCGCCGATGCGGCCGGAACGGCGAAGCGCAGCGCCGGCAGCCGGGCGGCGAGCGGGGCGAGGGTGGCCGCGTCCAGGTGGTCGGTGTGGTGGTGCGTGCACAGCACCAGGTCGATCGGACCGAGTTCGTCGGGCGTGATCGGCGCCGGCATCATCCGCTCGTGCGGCGTCGCCGTGCCGCGATATTTCAGGGCGAGGGAGTCGGAGAGATAGGGGTCGATCAGGATGCGGTATCCGCCGGCGCGCAGGGCGAAGCCGGCCTGGCCGAGCCAGTACAGGGAGAGGGATGCGGGCGGCAGACCTGCGAAGCGCCCGGCCAGCGGCTCTGCGAAGGGGAGTGTCTCGGTCGCGACGGATGCCATGCTTCCCTCCGAGATTGCCGGGCGTCGCGCGCGTCCTGCGACGCCGCGTCTCGCTACCCGCCCTCGCCTTATCCCTTCGCCACCCTCGCGGCGATCGCCGAGATCTCCTCGAAGCTCGGGCCGGATGTCGGGATGTCGATGTGGAAGACCTCGGCGATCACCTGCGTCCAGCCGTGGATGAAATAGGTCCAGCCGTCCTCGACCTGCAGGTTGCGCTCGGCCTCGAGGCGCAGGGCCTGGTCGAGGAAGACGAGGTCGCCGCGATAGTTGAGATCCCAGGCGATGCCGTTCTCGGGGAAGCGCGCCGCGTCGGTCAGCGGCGAGCCGGGAGCGTCCTTGCCGAGGCCGGTGGCGTTGATGACCAGCGATCCCGGCTTCAGGGCCGCCACGACGGCGTCGTTGTCGGCCGGGCTCGGCGCCAGCACGTAGTCGACCGGCACGCCCGAAGCGAGCTCGGCATGGATGCGGCGGATCTCGTCGAGACGCGGCCCGCTGCGGTTGGAGACGACGATGCGGGAAGGTCGGTCCGGCCCACGCGAGGCCCGCATCATGTGCCAGGTGAGGGCGATGGTGGAGCCGCCGGCGCCGATGGAGAACAGCTCCGCTCCGGTGCGGGCGAAATGGTGCCGGGGCAGGAAGCCGTCGAGGGCGAGGCCCGAGGAGATCGGGTCCTTGGCATGGCAGACCAGGCGCCCGCCCTGCTTCGACAGGCAGCTGGTCTCGCCCATGAACAGCGCGTGGGGATCGACCTCGTCGAACAGGTCGCGGCATGCGTGGTAGAGGTCGATCTTGTGGGTGGTGACCAGGGCGCCGAGCGAGAGCGGATCGGCCTTGATGAAGGCGACGGCCTCGCGGTAGGCGGCGGGCTCGGCATGGAGCGGGAAGTCGATGCCCCTGATCTCGGCGTCATCAAGCCCGAGATGCGCCGCCCAGGCGGGGAAGACCCGCATGATCGAGCTCTTGGCCGTGGTGACGCCGATGAAATAGAGGGTCGGCCGGGTGGCGGGTGCGTAGCGGCTCATGGTCGACGTGTCCCGCGTCACGAGGCTTGCGCAAGGATGGCATCGACCAGCGCCGCCGGCCGGACGCGATAGCTCGCATTGTCGACCGCGGTCCAGCCGCCCCGGCCGTCATCGACGATGCGGCGGCGCATGCCGCCGGCCTTGGCGATGATGTCGTAGTCCTGGCCGGAATCGGCGGGGTAGGCGAAGGTCATCACCAGGTCCTCCGTGCCGACATTGACGGAGCGATGGATCCAGAAGGGCGGCACGTAGCAGAGCGTCCGCGGTCCGATCTCGACGGTGCGGATCTCGCCGGCCGGCGATTCCAGCAGCATCAGGCCGCGGCCGCTCTCGCCATAATACATCTCCGGCCGGTCGGCCCTGGCGTGGATATGGCCGCGGGTGAGGAAATATTCCCGGCCGACCTTGCCGGGCAGCATGCGCGTCACGCCGATGATCATGTCGCCCGCCCGGTCGGACGGCTTGTAGTCGGTGACCTCGTAGACGACGGTATCGCCCATCTCGCGGCGCAGCGCCTCAAAGGCCGCCGCGTCCTCGTAGAGGCCTT
The sequence above is drawn from the Labrys wisconsinensis genome and encodes:
- a CDS encoding shikimate dehydrogenase family protein; translation: MSRYAPATRPTLYFIGVTTAKSSIMRVFPAWAAHLGLDDAEIRGIDFPLHAEPAAYREAVAFIKADPLSLGALVTTHKIDLYHACRDLFDEVDPHALFMGETSCLSKQGGRLVCHAKDPISSGLALDGFLPRHHFARTGAELFSIGAGGSTIALTWHMMRASRGPDRPSRIVVSNRSGPRLDEIRRIHAELASGVPVDYVLAPSPADNDAVVAALKPGSLVINATGLGKDAPGSPLTDAARFPENGIAWDLNYRGDLVFLDQALRLEAERNLQVEDGWTYFIHGWTQVIAEVFHIDIPTSGPSFEEISAIAARVAKG
- a CDS encoding glucose-6-phosphate isomerase produces the protein MGLREPGLCFVDVARGELRGATNRYVKTLADLEGLYEDAAAFEALRREMGDTVVYEVTDYKPSDRAGDMIIGVTRMLPGKVGREYFLTRGHIHARADRPEMYYGESGRGLMLLESPAGEIRTVEIGPRTLCYVPPFWIHRSVNVGTEDLVMTFAYPADSGQDYDIIAKAGGMRRRIVDDGRGGWTAVDNASYRVRPAALVDAILAQAS
- a CDS encoding MBL fold metallo-hydrolase, with product MASVATETLPFAEPLAGRFAGLPPASLSLYWLGQAGFALRAGGYRILIDPYLSDSLALKYRGTATPHERMMPAPITPDELGPIDLVLCTHHHTDHLDAATLAPLAARLPALRFAVPAASAELATTRIGVGEDRLIPLDAGMAVEPLPGLRVHAVRGAHETLETDALGRHRFLGYGLDWDGLRLFHSGDTIPFEGQAAEVAALRSHLALLPVNGRSPALRAAGIAGNLTLDEAAALCASCGIPAMIAHHHGLFAFNTADPAEIDARAAVAAPLELLRARVQVEYRLRAA